Part of the Trichoderma asperellum chromosome 1, complete sequence genome is shown below.
tgtgtgtgtgtgttgttGTGTTTGTGTGTCCATCTAGCTTATACCCAAGCTCCACCCCTCTGGCACTTACACTACACTGTACACACCACCACTGCCACCACCGCTTTTACTGGGACGCTCAGCCCGGCCCTGTTCTGAcggcacttttttttttttttttttttcttttattaattccAATTTTCTGTTTTTGGCGGCAGCGACCAAAAACCTGCCTCCACCCCCGGATATTTGCCAGGACCACGCAACATCCATCAtccacaagaaaaaaaacacacataTAAGGGCTGCGCACAGGAAACCGCCCCGTTTTGCAGGCCCTACGACCTTCATCCTCCCTGCTGGGCCTCTGCCGCCCGTCCGCGCTTCCAGGCggttcctcttcctctcttatACAAGCAACACCCCCATTACGTGTGTCGCCCGTGCGTGTCCCTGCGCCCAGCCTCGATCTGACGCTGCAAACGCCCCTCCTCGACTCCCCTACaagcgccgccgcctggcCACGACCTGCGTTTAATTGCCATTTACTTGCCCAGAACCTAGAGCCAAAAGGCAAAATCCGACTGCAgcgctgctgagcttgtCTTGTTCATCCTTTAACTTatcatttttattttactttttttattttattttattattatttttaaacctCTATTTATTCGCTACCCCCCTCTGCTTCGCATTCAGCTCTCGCCGCACAGCATCGCCGTCCTCGCTGCAGGCTGCCCTCTTGATCAGCTCCGGAATCAGCTTCCGCCGCCGACGCAATCCCCCCCTCCATACACCACTGAGCTCCGTGCAGCATCCCGGTCCTCGCCACCGGATCAGGCAACCTCAGTTGGTCTCTCTGCTCGCTTTTGAACAGACTGTTGCCTGGCATTGCTATCGACACAAGATCCATCACAACCTCGACTTAGACTATTTTCGCGACCAAAGcgctcgccatcgtcaagaTGCCGTCCGCTGCCCTTGAATCAAAACCGAGCTCTGCTCAGAGCTCAAAACCCTCATCCATCAAGTCATCGCACGAGGGAAAGCGATCGCCTACCTTGCTCTCCCAGAATGGCTCTGACAAGCTCTCCCCGTCTCCCAGCGAGACCCAGCTGAAGCCTCCCTCTGAGAAGACCTCAGTCAAGGATCGCCTTTCTCGCATGTTCTCCACCAAGGACGTCACCAAGATTCACGTCAATGGCGATACCACGCCTCGATCCCGCGGTCCATCAATCAGcggcgcttcttctcccgCCCCGCGAAAGGAATCAATAGAAAAGTCCGTCGACAAGCTCCCAGCCGCAAAGCCAAAAGAGGCCGCCAAACCCAAAGAATCAGTCAAACCGAAAGAATCAGCCAAGCCCAAGGACTCAAATCGCTTCACCGTGATTGCTGACGTTCAGGGCGGACATGAGCATCTCCTACGGTCCAGCCGAAGACAAGAGAAGCTGTCAGACATGTGGCGAAGCATCATCggaaagaaacaagaggccCCGCCCCAACACGACCTCTCCCTGGTGTCCAACTGGGTCGACTCGCTGCGccaggagaaggaagaagctgccgaCAAGAAGGCTGGCCTGCACGCCAACTCGACTTTGGTGGAGAAGTACGGCAAGTGCCAAGAAATCGTCGGCCGCGGCGCCTTTGGCATTGTCAGGATATCTCACAAAAAggttggcagcagcggcgagaAGCTGTTCGCTGTCAAGGAGttccgccgccgccctgATGAGTCGGAGAAGAAGTACAGCAAGCGCCTTACCGCCGAGTTCTgcatctcttcctccctgCGCCACCCCAACGTTATCCACACCCTCGACCTGCTGAAGGATGCCAAGGGCGATTACTGCGAGGTCATGGAGTTCTGCTCTGGCGGTGACCTGTACACCCTTATCCTGTCGAGCGGCAAGCTCGAGGTTCAAGAGGCAGACTGCTTCTTCAAGCAGATGATGCGCGGCGTCGAGTACCTCCACGAGATGGGTGTCGCCCACCGAGACCTTAAGCCCGAAAACCTACTTCTCACCACCCGCGGCGCCCTAAAAATCACGGACTTTGGCAACGGCGAGTGTTTCCGCATGGCATGGGAATCCGATGCCCACATGGTCTCTGGACTCTGCGGATCTGCTCCTTACATTGCTCCCGAAGAGTACACCGACAAGGAATTTGATGCCCGCGCCGTCGATGTATGGGCGTGCGGTGTCATTTACATGGCCATGCGCAGCGGAAGACACCTCTGGCGTCTCGCCAagaaggacgaggacgaattCTACGCTCGTTACCTGGAGGGTCGCCGCGACGAAGAGGGCTATGGCCCCATCGAGTCATTACACAGGGTATGGTGATATTTcttgcccccccccccctttttttcttccttttttttctttctgcttccCTCCTGAATTCGTATTAACATGTTCCACAGGCTCGTTGTCGAAATGTCATCTACTCCGTTTTGGACCCCCATCCCACACGTCGTCTTACAGCTGCTCAGGTCCTCAAATCTGAGTGGGTTCGTGAGATTAAACTTTGCAAGGCCGGCGAAGAAGGCCTCTAAATGAAGAAAGTTACGATTAAATGTATACGACAGAACGCTCTGCCTGCAGCGATGGCATCTTGTGCACAgggatttttcttttcttttctacacCCTCCCCTGATGCCACCCATCGCCTAATTTCTCTTCCCCTTTTGGCAAGCAGAGTTAAATCGCATGGACGACGAAACATGACCAGACgaaaaggaacaaaaaacACTTTTAATGATATCATGTGGCGAAGGCAAAATACCCCTCGGAATTGGCAACTGGATAACTTGATCTTTTATCCAttcgttcttctttttctattcttctaTTTTGGCGAAAGCGTTGGCGCGGCGGTAACAGCTTTTAAACTTAACCGGCGTCTTATTAGGTCGAACACATAGCGGACGCCTAAAGAAGGCACGCTCGCTTTTTGCATTTATTGATTTGAGCAGTCTTTACATGGCAAGGACTTGTCTCCATATCTTTTTGTATTCCatcatttatttttatatacacAACAGAGCATTGGCGTTTGGCGAAATGGCCGAGAGGGCTTTGGATTGCATAAatcaaagagagaaaaaaaaacacacacacacagaaaGGAACTGCAGTTATACGGCCATATGTATTGTTGGGGCGCTCTGTTGGTTATGGGCTAAGGATTAGCAGCGGGCAAAAGGCATGCCCCCGATTCTCACCATCtcttgttctttctttttcattttacaCCTGATACAACTTTTTACTATGACAAAGACTGGTGGCGGCATTGGCGTAAAAGCTACACAAGGAGCAGAGGCGCGATtaaagggaaaaagcaaaaaacaaAGGATAGTTGGTTGGATAGGCGTCGGGGCATTTAGCTAGGGATAGGCTCTCTCACTTCTTTTTGGTGGATTATGGGCTTCTACTGATTTGATTTGGAAACAAGAGACAGAACGGAGCCTAACAGACAAGAGAAAGCGTTGGGAGTTTCTATGAGTAGTTTTTGGAAGagatgctttttttgctatatatCGTCGCATAGTGCGGCTTTGGTGAAATGCCAATCAATCATGTGTCTGAACAGTTCAAAAGAAAGCCCAACAAGTTGCATCTCCAAAGCAGTGACAACTGCCGCGGTGGTGATTTGCTCGTGACTTGCTTGGAAACCAGGGGGGCGAGGCAGTGTGACGTGAGTGGCTTGGAGAGCTGCATGCCATCCGCGATGCCGGGTTTTGCCATGAGACCTCGGCGTGCATCGCCCATGACTAAAGTTTGGCTTCCCGTATCGACCGAATGGCTGGGAGCTGCGATTTTCTTGAACGATTGGGGGGATGTTTTGCGCCCCAACGCACTGGACTGGGCTTATTTTGTGGCGATGAAGCTTTCCTTTCGGCAGATCATGGGGGCGGCGGATATATGGGCGCACACCCATCTATGTTTGTTGCGTGTAAGTGAGTTTTTTAtctgtcattttttttcttggttttGGTTTTGGGCATCAAACGGTAAAAGAAAGGGTaattgttttatttattattatttttttttcttttttgcttttgggtCCCGGACGGAAACGGAGCGACGATCATGGCCTTTTGCAAAGgggagacttttttttttagagagGATGATATCATAGTCTCTTTGCATGTTTTCCGCGCGCATCATATCACGTCCATTAATTACACAAGAGATGGGGAAGACaggcttttgtttttttaattcccGGACGCCCGATGATCCGAATTGGTATGCAATCTGGCTTTTATCCTTGATTGTTATTTGACTTAGTATTGTTGtcattatttattattataccccTCATGTATTCGTAGACGAAAtgacaagaaaagaggctTGCGGCTGTTTCCTCTCCCTGTAATCTCACTGAAGCAACTACCTCCTAGTAGAAGACAGCCGGTGACGTACCGATACTCCTTTCTGCCCCTCCATCGTTTGCAAGGAGCTGAGCAATAGCTGAATGACTAAGCTCAGCGCGGCTGAATGCAACGCAATATGTAAGGCGCcaatgtatgtatgtatgtaccaTCTACCGTTGTATACAGCAATGGGTTGAAACAAGCAACGGGCTCAATTAATAGTACCTGCTAAGACAGAGacacgcaaaaaaaaaaagccgcgCGCGCAATTTCTAACTAAACGCAAAACTGCAACGCACAAGGCAGGTCTCGTGATCACAACCAATAGTATcgattttttcctttctttctttcttttttttgcgctGAGACTACGGAGTATACAAGCAACACAACGAACGCACGCCCCCCCTTCCGAACTCGGCTATAGTGCACTCACTAACTTTTGTCATCTCACCACTTACTCACTCACTCAActtgtttatataaaatttacaACTCATATACCTAtctatatacacacacacacatacatacatacatatatcaATGCCCAGATATATGCATCCACATACAAACACCATATCCTTATAAAACATCAAGACCAGccaacaaaaagaaattatgtcatcctcctccgcaAACCTCATCAACTCCGCCAAACGCGCCGCCTCCTTCCAGGCCGTCGACGACCACCTCCTCCCCACGCACCGCTTCGTCGGCATCGGCTCCGGCAGCaccgtcgtcttcgtcgtcgaggCCATTGCCGCAAAGGGCCCGTCCTTCTACGGCGACATGACCTTCGTCCCCACGGGCAGCCAGTCAAAGGGCCTGCTCAAGGCGGCGGGGCTCCGGCTGTGCAACCTGGACGAGAGGCCCGTCGACGAGCGCGGCGTGCCGGTTGTGCTGGACGTGGTGTTTGACGGCGCCGACGAGGTGGACGAGGAGCTGAACCTGATCAAGGGAGGGGGCGGGTGCTTGTTCCAGGAGAAGCTGGTTGCTGTGTCGGGGCGGAAGTTTGTAGCTGTTGCAGGTgagttttatatctatatatatatacacacatatatatctttacaaacacacacatatatatgtacatggGTTTCAAACATactaacaacaacaacttccAGACTCCCGCAAACAGTCCCCCCGCCTCTGCACCACCTGGAAAACCATCCCCATCGAGGTCCTCCCCCTCGCCGCCCCCGACGTCCTCAGCCGCCTCCGCGCCATGGGCTCCCCCAACCCGGCCGTGCGCTCCGGCCTGCCCAGCAAGGCCGGCGAGTGCGTCACCGACAACGGCATGTGGATCATTGACGCGCCCTttgcgccgctgctgctcgcaAAGGATCTGACGCCGGAGGTCGACGGCGCCGGCAAGGACGGCGTCTGGGAGGTCGGCAAGTTGGCCGACGAGCTGGTCAAGATGCCCGGCATTGTCGAGATTGGCCTTTTCACCGGCTTCAACGGCGTGGAGGCTGTCGGTCTGGGCAAGGAGTTTCAGGCGCAGAAGCCGATTGCGGCTTATTTCGGTACGCCGACTGGTCAGGTTGAGGTGCAAAGAGCGACATagacaaaagacaaaaaaaaaaaaaaaactgcagAACTAAAAAGGGCTATATAATGTTTTAATTAGTTGAGTCAAGTAAGATCAAAAAAGATAGATGAGATGgaagcagccaaaaaaaGGCTTTGTAGTCATGAGGGCGATACAATACCTACTATAAAAGACTGCAACTCAAAACGATTCAACACTTTAAACTCAATGCGCATCTCTATTGTCTTTCAACACGTTTGAATTAGAAGCATCTATGGTGCCTTTGCTACGCTTCCTGGCAAAACTAGCTTACTTCAATACGCCCATTAATCCCCTAGCGCCTACGGTACGCCGGCGATAAAAAAGAACTCGAGACAAAGAAGGAATAAAACAAGATAGCAAAGCAGGAGGTGACCGAAAAAGAGTCTCCTCCTATATCCATTCATCACTTCCTCCCAATGCAGAGTAAATGGATCCCAAAATAACCACACATTCAACGCCAGATGAGTTTCCCGTGAGAAATaaaccatctccatcccctTTCCATATCCCGCGTTGCCTCCCCCGAGCCACACTAGTATTACGCTGTGGCCAATCGGAttcctccttttccctttccgcCATTGCCAATAGATATATGTCGTAGAAATAAGTATAACACACACAAAGCAGGAGTGGCTACTCTTCCAGTTTCCTTCTCCTTATATGGCGAGCCCTCAATGGAAGCTTGCCGAACTGGGCCAAATAtgaaataaagatatatcgTGATGTGGAAGCCTCATGTTGCCAGCCCCAGCATATCTTGGAAGGAAAGCCAGGGAGAGGATGGTGACCCTCCCAACAAGAGGTTCCGATAGACAAAGGGAAATCgaacccaaaaaaaaaaagggtcatCCATaaggacgatgaagaaggcataaaaaaataaaaatcgcACACGggttctttaaataaatagcatcGTATCGCCGTGATGTAGACGAGCTCTTGTCTCGTCTCGCCCAACTTTACACTCTGGGGCGAAAGAGTGCTGTAGCTGATATATTGTTTTAGGAGTGAAACAGGTCCCAAGCTCTGGCGCATAGCTGCATGAactcttccttcttcgctCGTTGTGTCTCAGGGCTGTCACGGCCGGCGCCAAAGGGGCCACGTCGAGTAGGAGGAGGGCCATAGCCCAGTGGTGGACTGCTGCCGTCCTCATACTCGGCGCGTGTTCGCCTTCGGCTTGCGCCCTGGGTAGCCTCCGGGTTGCGGTTGCCGGCACCAACGGGTGAAGGAGGTGTTGGGGGTTGATGGCCACCGTAGTGGACAAGTCTGGGCAGAAGCTCTGCTCGTCCACCGGCCAATTCATTTTGAGCCTCCTCTGCAGACTTGTATTCTCTCATGCGGCCAGACATGGGCGCTTGGTGAGCTGGCGGGAGGCCTGGGGACAGCTGAGGCCGTGAAGCTGCGTGACTAGGATAGAGGGCAGAGGTATGTGGCCCATTCTCGGGATGCGTTGAGAGATTCTGGCCAAACACATCGCTAATGGGTGGCAGGCGGTTGGCGGTCTGGTTGGCATGCACGTGGTGGATCTGAGAAAGGTTGGAAGCCTGGTTATGTACGTTTCGTGATGGGGGGACATGATGCCCGGTGAAGCTGCGGCCAAGAGGTGCAGATTGAATCACTCTTTCGTTTGCGAATTGCTGATGTGAAGGTGCAACAATGGAAAGCCCCGGGGGAGCCTTGTTTCTGCGAGACATGCCGGGTGTTTTGGCGGCAAAGTTTGGTTCCTTGTCCTTATCAGATGGCCCGTCTCCCTTGGcggactgctgctgctgtagccTGGCTTCAATAAGGcttcgctgctgctctcgcaCGCTCATACTCCGCTGAAGCTGTTCCTTCATTGCGGGATCTTGAGTCAT
Proteins encoded:
- the HAL4 gene encoding Pkinase-domain-containing protein (BUSCO:EOG092D1OV6) is translated as MPSAALESKPSSAQSSKPSSIKSSHEGKRSPTLLSQNGSDKLSPSPSETQLKPPSEKTSVKDRLSRMFSTKDVTKIHVNGDTTPRSRGPSISGASSPAPRKESIEKSVDKLPAAKPKEAAKPKESVKPKESAKPKDSNRFTVIADVQGGHEHLLRSSRRQEKLSDMWRSIIGKKQEAPPQHDLSLVSNWVDSLRQEKEEAADKKAGLHANSTLVEKYGKCQEIVGRGAFGIVRISHKKVGSSGEKLFAVKEFRRRPDESEKKYSKRLTAEFCISSSLRHPNVIHTLDLLKDAKGDYCEVMEFCSGGDLYTLILSSGKLEVQEADCFFKQMMRGVEYLHEMGVAHRDLKPENLLLTTRGALKITDFGNGECFRMAWESDAHMVSGLCGSAPYIAPEEYTDKEFDARAVDVWACGVIYMAMRSGRHLWRLAKKDEDEFYARYLEGRRDEEGYGPIESLHRARCRNVIYSVLDPHPTRRLTAAQVLKSEWVREIKLCKAGEEGL
- a CDS encoding uncharacterized protein (TransMembrane:1 (o81-105i)) produces the protein MYTTERSACSDGILCTGIFLFFSTPSPDATHRLISLPLLASRVKSHGRRNMTRRKGTKNTFNDIMWRRQNTPRNWQLDNLIFYPFVLLFLFFYFGESVGAAVTAFKLNRRLIRSNT
- a CDS encoding uncharacterized protein (BUSCO:EOG092D3HQ5), with the translated sequence MSSSSANLINSAKRAASFQAVDDHLLPTHRFVGIGSGSTVVFVVEAIAAKGPSFYGDMTFVPTGSQSKGLLKAAGLRLCNLDERPVDERGVPVVLDVVFDGADEVDEELNLIKGGGGCLFQEKLVAVSGRKFVAVADSRKQSPRLCTTWKTIPIEVLPLAAPDVLSRLRAMGSPNPAVRSGLPSKAGECVTDNGMWIIDAPFAPLLLAKDLTPEVDGAGKDGVWEVGKLADELVKMPGIVEIGLFTGFNGVEAVGLGKEFQAQKPIAAYFGTPTGQVEVQRAT
- a CDS encoding uncharacterized protein (EggNog:ENOG41) translates to MSTAVAMVPSPAPHERSSFASDRPAPTVASTSPPAQRNAVPSQPRSQHTGATAASQSPNRGSPKSDHAAANKSSPNASRNDAGHPKIVVKKEPVSPGLPASRPRPRRLDLSKNTLAGSNPSSAYPLTARDGLGIQEVGIACLSPGFMTQDPAMKEQLQRSMSVREQQRSLIEARLQQQQSAKGDGPSDKDKEPNFAAKTPGMSRRNKAPPGLSIVAPSHQQFANERVIQSAPLGRSFTGHHVPPSRNVHNQASNLSQIHHVHANQTANRLPPISDVFGQNLSTHPENGPHTSALYPSHAASRPQLSPGLPPAHQAPMSGRMREYKSAEEAQNELAGGRAELLPRLVHYGGHQPPTPPSPVGAGNRNPEATQGASRRRTRAEYEDGSSPPLGYGPPPTRRGPFGAGRDSPETQRAKKEEFMQLCARAWDLFHS